Proteins encoded in a region of the Nonomuraea helvata genome:
- a CDS encoding LacI family DNA-binding transcriptional regulator: protein MTATEQPFDADTPPARPLTITELAELAGVSTATVSKVVNGRSEVAPETRALVEGLIRRHGYRRQRRRVSPAALVEVVIHALGGDYPVEIIKGVGQVARQHNLAVVISDAPDRETPGRGWIEGVLSRRPSGVIGVFSGLTDDQREQLVTRDIPIVLVDPSGDPGPGFPSVGAGNWSGGLSATRHLLDLGHRRIAIITGPDWALPSRARLDGYRTALDLAGVAADPELIGSGDFLIEGGRAQAHRLLRLPKPPTAIFACNDGQATGVYRAAHELGLRIPHDLSVVGFDDLPSVEWMNPPLTTVRQPLCEMAVAATGMLMKLVGGEPLPQSRVELGTDLIIRGSTARPAH from the coding sequence ATGACCGCGACCGAGCAGCCGTTCGACGCCGACACCCCGCCCGCCCGGCCGCTGACCATCACCGAGCTGGCCGAGCTGGCCGGCGTGTCCACCGCGACCGTCTCCAAAGTGGTCAACGGCCGCTCCGAGGTCGCCCCCGAGACGCGCGCCCTCGTCGAGGGGCTCATCCGCCGGCACGGCTACCGCAGGCAGCGGCGGCGAGTCAGCCCCGCCGCCCTGGTGGAGGTGGTCATCCACGCACTGGGAGGCGACTACCCGGTCGAGATCATCAAAGGGGTCGGGCAGGTCGCGCGCCAGCACAACCTGGCCGTGGTGATCTCCGACGCGCCGGACCGCGAAACCCCGGGTCGCGGCTGGATCGAGGGCGTGCTGAGCCGCCGCCCCAGCGGGGTGATCGGGGTGTTCTCCGGGCTGACCGACGACCAGCGCGAGCAGCTCGTCACCCGTGACATCCCCATCGTCCTGGTCGACCCGTCCGGCGACCCCGGACCGGGCTTCCCCTCGGTCGGCGCGGGAAACTGGAGCGGCGGCCTGTCGGCCACCCGCCACCTGCTCGACCTCGGCCACCGCCGCATCGCCATCATCACCGGCCCCGACTGGGCGCTGCCCAGCAGGGCCCGCCTCGACGGCTACCGCACCGCGCTCGACCTGGCCGGGGTGGCCGCCGACCCCGAGCTGATCGGTTCGGGGGACTTCCTCATCGAGGGCGGCCGCGCCCAGGCCCACCGGCTGCTGCGCCTGCCGAAGCCACCGACCGCGATCTTCGCCTGCAACGACGGGCAGGCAACCGGCGTCTACCGCGCCGCCCACGAGCTGGGTCTGCGCATCCCCCACGATCTCAGCGTCGTCGGCTTCGACGACCTGCCCTCGGTGGAGTGGATGAACCCGCCGCTCACCACGGTCCGCCAGCCGCTCTGCGAGATGGCCGTCGCGGCCACCGGCATGCTCATGAAGCTCGTGGGGGGCGAGCCGCTGCCGCAGAGCCGGGTCGAGCTCGGCACCGATCTGATCATTAGGGGCAGCACCGCGCGCCCTGCCCACTGA
- a CDS encoding ABC transporter substrate-binding protein, translating into MKFRIATPAALLAAIALTATACGGGSGSTPSQPSGDGKSFEFWSFSGINQKASVDEYHKVNPNVQVKLTEVGGSTETAQALTTALAGGKVPDLVLIQGDDLPKFVQQPQNFYDLRQLGADKMKGDYLDWVMSQSTAKDGSIIGIPTDVGGMAIAYRTDLFKEAGLPTDREEVGKLWPTWDAFIETGKKYVEKTGKAFIDNAETSVFYQAVNQGPQKYYDPQGNVVYSTSPQVKTAFDLSLKAVAAGISAKQTSFTEGWSAGMGKGQFAVISAPSWLLGQIRRNAPDTKGKWDIAKIPGGAGNWGGSYLAIPKGAKNAKAAWDYISKMQSPQSQLTHFLDSGSLPTTPSVYQDPKLIAKKDEFFSDAPIGKIYTESLLGLKPFYIGPDSAAIGQEFLNAITSVEQGKGDPAKAWDSALTNIKTAIGK; encoded by the coding sequence GTGAAATTCCGTATCGCAACCCCAGCCGCGCTCCTCGCGGCCATCGCCCTGACCGCCACCGCCTGCGGAGGCGGCTCCGGCAGCACCCCGTCGCAGCCGTCGGGTGACGGCAAGTCGTTCGAGTTCTGGTCCTTCTCCGGGATCAACCAGAAGGCCTCGGTCGACGAGTACCACAAGGTCAACCCGAACGTGCAGGTGAAGCTCACCGAGGTGGGCGGCTCGACCGAGACGGCGCAGGCGCTGACGACGGCGCTGGCCGGCGGCAAGGTGCCCGACCTGGTGCTCATCCAGGGCGACGACCTGCCCAAGTTCGTGCAGCAGCCGCAGAACTTCTACGATCTGCGGCAGCTCGGCGCGGACAAGATGAAGGGCGACTACCTCGACTGGGTCATGAGCCAGAGCACGGCCAAGGACGGCTCGATCATCGGCATCCCGACCGACGTGGGCGGCATGGCCATCGCGTACCGGACGGACCTGTTCAAGGAGGCCGGGCTGCCGACCGACCGGGAGGAGGTCGGCAAGCTCTGGCCCACGTGGGACGCGTTCATCGAGACCGGCAAGAAGTACGTCGAAAAGACCGGCAAGGCGTTCATCGACAACGCCGAGACCAGCGTGTTCTACCAGGCGGTCAACCAGGGTCCGCAGAAGTACTACGACCCCCAGGGCAACGTCGTCTACAGCACCAGCCCGCAGGTCAAGACGGCCTTCGACCTGTCGCTCAAGGCCGTGGCGGCCGGGATCAGCGCTAAGCAGACCTCGTTCACCGAGGGCTGGAGCGCGGGCATGGGCAAGGGGCAGTTCGCGGTGATCTCCGCGCCGTCGTGGCTGCTGGGCCAGATCCGCAGGAACGCCCCCGACACCAAGGGCAAGTGGGACATCGCCAAGATCCCCGGCGGAGCCGGCAACTGGGGCGGCAGCTACCTGGCCATCCCCAAGGGCGCCAAGAACGCCAAGGCCGCCTGGGACTACATCTCCAAGATGCAGTCGCCGCAAAGCCAGCTCACGCACTTCCTGGACTCCGGCTCGCTGCCCACGACCCCGTCGGTCTACCAGGACCCCAAGCTCATTGCGAAGAAGGACGAGTTCTTCTCCGACGCGCCGATCGGGAAGATCTACACCGAGTCGCTGCTCGGGCTCAAGCCGTTCTACATCGGCCCGGACAGCGCGGCCATCGGCCAGGAGTTCCTGAACGCCATCACCAGCGTCGAGCAGGGCAAGGGTGACCCCGCCAAGGCCTGGGACTCGGCGCTGACCAACATCAAGACGGCGATCGGCAAGTGA